The genomic interval CTCCGAGGGGAGCCATGCGCGCCAGCGTTTCTCGATGACGGTGAGCCTCGAGGCCGGAGTCGAGGCCCATGAGCTCCAGTCCCCGTCGCACCGCATCTCGATCACCCCTTTCGGAAAGGGAGGTCAGCGGGTCACCCTGGCGGCAGAGGAAAAGGAGATCCCGAATCGCGACTTCAAGCTGCGCTGGAAGGTGGGGAGCGGAGAGCCCGAGGTGGGCGTGCTGGCCTGGCGCGACCCAGGCGGGTCCGATCCGTCGGGTGTCTTCACCTTGATCCTGCAGCCTCCCGCCGATTTCGACACCGCATCCGCGGCGCCTCGCGAGCTGGTCTTCGTCCTCGATTGCTCCGGCTCGATGTCGGGCGTGCCGCTGGAGGCTGCGAAAGGAGTGGTGCGGCGGTCCCTGGGCGCCGTGCGCCCCGAGGACACCTTCCAGATCCTGCGCTTCTCAGACGCCACCTCCGGGATGGGAAGCCGCCCGCTCGCTCCGACGCGCGACAACCTGCGCAAGGCGCTCGCCTACCTCGATTCGCTGCAAGGCGAAGGAGGCACCGAGATGATCCTGGGAATCCGCGCCGCGCTCGATTTCCCCAAAGACCCGCGCCGCCTGCGGATCGTGGCGTTCCTGACCGACGGCTACATCGGCAACGAGAGCGAGATTCTCAAGGAAGTCCGCTCGCGTCTGGGGGAAGCGAGGCTGTTTGCTTTCGGCATCGGCTCCTCGGTGAACCGCTACCTCCTGGAAGGGCTGGCGGAAGAGGGACGAGGCGAAGCGGCCTTCCTGGGACCGCGCGAGACGCCCGATGAGATGGTCCAGCGCTTCACCCGGCGCATTGACGCGCCGGTCCTTACCGATGTCCATATCAGTTGGCGCGATCTGGAGGTGACCGACACGATTCCAGAGCGGGCCCCCGATCTGTTCGACGGGCAGCCGCTGATCCTGCAGGGCCGCTACCGACGCGCCGGGACGGGAGTCGTGGAGGTGGAGGGCTTCAGCGGGGGGAGCCGCCGGATCTACCGGCGCAACGTGACGCTGCCGGAGAAGGCCGAGGGCCACGAGGCGCTCGGCAGGCTGTGGGCCCGGGCCCGCATCCACCAGCTGGAGCGTGACCTGCACGACGGCCCGAGCCCGTCGGTGGTCGAGTCGATAACCCGGCTGGGGCTGGGACATCACTTGATGACGCCCTATACGTCGCTGGTGGCGGTGGACAGCGAGATCAGCAACTGGACCGGCTCCTCCGCGCAGGTCGGCGTCCCGGTCGAGATGCCCGAAGACGTTTCCTACCAGGGAATCATCGGCCGCGGCGATGCTCCG from Candidatus Polarisedimenticolia bacterium carries:
- a CDS encoding VIT domain-containing protein, whose protein sequence is MPHDLRPDPRRPATSDSLSPFLLAGTRVRTWITGPVAHVEVTQTWENSNDQPVDGLYIFPLPENAAVNDMTLTIGERTIQGEMRRRDEARQAYEQARREGRTAALLDQERPNVFAQRVANLAPRQRIEVKIAFDYEIRCAEGACEYSFPTVVGPRFIPARQTDPGEIAPPIVSEGSHARQRFSMTVSLEAGVEAHELQSPSHRISITPFGKGGQRVTLAAEEKEIPNRDFKLRWKVGSGEPEVGVLAWRDPGGSDPSGVFTLILQPPADFDTASAAPRELVFVLDCSGSMSGVPLEAAKGVVRRSLGAVRPEDTFQILRFSDATSGMGSRPLAPTRDNLRKALAYLDSLQGEGGTEMILGIRAALDFPKDPRRLRIVAFLTDGYIGNESEILKEVRSRLGEARLFAFGIGSSVNRYLLEGLAEEGRGEAAFLGPRETPDEMVQRFTRRIDAPVLTDVHISWRDLEVTDTIPERAPDLFDGQPLILQGRYRRAGTGVVEVEGFSGGSRRIYRRNVTLPEKAEGHEALGRLWARARIHQLERDLHDGPSPSVVESITRLGLGHHLMTPYTSLVAVDSEISNWTGSSAQVGVPVEMPEDVSYQGIIGRGDAPVAARQTMAVSPGVSGGLLSGFGLAKDSPAAGSLPPARNAAPMEEKAKPASQEGDRAPGNKKEARDEESTKAPGFTRLTIYEDGSDGIALEGDGSLYRLRGVQTTFLKKIDASEMEEVRRALTQAGTDRWRGGGGGPRIVLDAGKVTRVIGLSSSDPSVQALAALLRSLASLPGKASSFP